The region ACCGGCTTCGGCCTGTCGTCGGCCGTCGTCACGACGGCCGACAAGGGCGGCAACCTGAAAGCCACCCTGCCAGGCAAAGTGTATGTGGGCGGCAGCGCCACGGCCGGCGTCAGCTGGTCGGCGCTGGAAACGGGCAAGCGCTACCTGGGCGGCGTGGTCTTCCTTGATGGCAACAACGCGGCGGCTTCCACCACCGTGCTGTCGGTGGAAACCAACAGCCCGCTGCCGCTGGCAGTGCCGAGCCTGCGCAACGTGAAAGCGGACGCCAAGCTGTAAGCACCTCGTTCCAACGGCAACACGGCGCGCCCTGCGGGGCGCGTTTTTTTATGTGCGGCCGGTAGCGCCGCAGATACAGGCGTAGAATCGGCAGCACAGGTGCCTCCCCTACGCCTGGAAAGCATGCCATGCCCTCGAAACACTGGATACTAGCCGCGATCGCCGGCGTAAGCAGCATGGCCGGCGCCGCGCAGGCGGACCAGCACAAACCGGCGCAGCAGGCGCGACACGCCTATATCGTGCAATTGACGGATGCGCCGCTGGCCTCGTACACGGGCGGCGTGGCGGGCCTGGCCCCCACCCTCGTCCAGGGCCGGCGCCTGAACACGGGCAGCGAGGCGGCGCGCCGCTACACGGCTTACCTGGAAGAGCGCCAGCGCGCCGTGCTGGCGCTGGTGGCCAAGGCCCCCGTGCAATACCGCTATACGGTGACCCTGAACGGCTTCGCGGCCATGCTGACACCGGACGAGGTGGCGCGCCTGAGAGCCAGCCCGGACGTGGCGCAGGTGTCGCTGAGCACCATCGAATACACGCACGGCGACGGCGGCAATGGCAATGGAAGGCAGCAGGCCACGCCGCAGGACCAGCGCTAGTGGCTGAGCAGGCGCAGCGCGATGCCGCGCGACACGGCTTGCATGCGGTTGCTCACGCCCAGTAATTTATAGATGCGCTGCAAATGGCTTTTCACGGTGGCGCCGCTGATGCCGAGGATTTGTCCTACTTCATCGTTGCTTTTTCCCTCGCGCACCCAATGCAGCACTTCCAGCTCGCGCGCGCTGGCCGCGCGCGACGCGGCCGGGCCAGCCATGGACGTGCGCCCGCTGTCCTGCAGCGCCAGCCAGTGCATATGCAGGCAGGGCAGCAGCAATTCCAGCATGTAGGTTTGCCGCATTGCATCGGCCGACGACAGCGCGAACAGGGCGAAAAAACTGCCTCCCCCCGCCGCCGCATTGCCATGCACCAAGACCTGCCCGATGACGGCCGCCTTCTGGCCGCCCGCGCGCCAGGCCTGCGCCAGGCGCGCCACCTGGCCATCGCGTATATCGTTGATGTCGCGCAACTGCGCGGCATCGAGCACGCAGCTGTGCCACGCCTCGCTGCGCAGCACGCTCCCATCGGCGCCCAGCTGCGCGCAGACGAGGATGGCGTGCGGCAGCAAGGCTTGCAGCGGCCCCTGGCTCCACAGGAAAAAATCGCTGGGCGCGGCGATGCCATGCGCGCCCACGATGGCATGCAGCAGATACTCCTGTTCGCGTCCCGTCAGCAATATCATGCGCAGACAGCCGCATCGGCTGCCAGGTAGCGGTAACCGCTGCCGCGCACGGTTTCGATATGGTGGCCGCAGCCGCCCGGCTGCAACGCTTGCCGCAAGCGCCCCACATGGGCATCCACCGTGCGCTCGTCGAGGTAGGCGGCATGGCCCCATACCTGGTCCAGCAGTTGCGCGCGGCTATGCACGCGGCCCGGATGGCCCATGAGGAAATGCAGCAGCTTGAATTCCACGCGCCCCAGGTTGACGGCCACGCTGCCTGCCGTCACGCGCAAGGTGTGCGGATCGAGGCGCAAGGCGGTGGCCGCCGTGCCGCGCAGGGCCGAGGGCGCGCGCCGGCGCAGCAGCGCATGCACGCGGGCCAGCATTTCACGGGGACCGAAGGGTTTGCACAGGTAATCGTCGGCGCCGCTCTCGAGCGCCAGCACCTTGTCGTGCTCGCTGTCGCGCGCACTGGCCATGATGATGGGCAAGTCGCACAGCAGCCCATCCTGGCGCACCTGGCGCAGCAGCGCGATGCCGGAAGCATCCGGCAATTCCCATTCCAGCAGCAGCAAGTCCGGCGCAGCGGCCGCCAGCAGCGCCAGCGCACCGCGCGCGTCCGGGGCGCAGCTGACGCGGTAGCCGGCGCCCGTCAGGTTATGCGCCAGCAACGCTTGCATGGCTGGCGCGGGGTCCAGCACCAGGATATGGCCAGGCATCGATGCATCCTCCGGAAAAAGTTGGCGGCCGTCCATGAAAAACTAGACTGCTCGACAAGTTTTTACTATGCATCAAGCGTAAAACGCTGACTAATACAATTTAGTTTCCTGATTTATAGTTTTTACAAATAAATGGCGAAAAAAAACACAGCGGGCCGAGGGCGCGCTGTGTTCAAGCTGGAAAGACGGTGCTTAGGCTGGCGTCACCGCCCGGCGCCGGCGCAAGGCGAAACCGATCAGCGCCAGGCCGCCCGTCAGCATCATCCATTCCGACGCTTCCGGCACGGCCGAGATCGACGCGATGCTCGCATACGTGCTGCCGGCTATGCTCGCTGGCAAGCCACCGTTCAGCGGCGTCAGTTCGAATTGCAGCAGGTTGCCATTCACGTTGCCCAGGTAAGACGTGGCCGTGGCGTCGAGCAAGCCCACGCCGAAGGTCGTGCCCGCATTGCCTGCCGTGTTCAGGAAGTCGCCGCCAAAGACGATATTGAAGGCGAACTTGCCGCCCAGCGTCACGTTCTGGAACCAGTCGTTGTAGGCGCTGCTATTGCCGAAGGTCAAGGTCCCCGGCGCGCTGCCGGTGACGCTGCCCTCCTGCGTTTCCAGCGCGCCAAAGGCGCCCGTGAACTGGCTCAGGGTCGCGGTCGCGCCCGGTGCGGGGCTGTTGCCGGCGATGAAGGCGAAGTCGAGGAAACCGGCGCCCGAGAACTGGCTCGTGTCGATTTCCACGTGGTAGCCGAGCGGATCGGCCAGCGCCACGCTGGAGCTGCCGGCAAGCAAGGCGGCCAGCACGGCGCGGCACAGGGTAAGGTTGAGTGTCGATGCAAACATGATGAGGTCCTTAGAAGTTGCCGGCAAAGATGCTGGCCGAGTAATTGATCGTCACTTTCGACGGGTTAGTGAAGCTGACGGCAAACGAGGCCGTCGCGCCAGGCGCCAGGCTGGCCGCGTTGACGCTGACATACGCCGCGCCCGCATGGCTGCCCGTGGCGTTGGCCAGGGTCACGCCGGCCGGCAAGCCGCCGAACACGACCTGGAATGGCCCGTTGATGGCGGCCGTGCCCGTGTTGGTGAAGGAGAAGGTGCCCGTGTACTTTTGCGTCACGCGGTTGAAGGTCAAGCCCGAGCTGACCTGCGCCACGCCGGCCGTGATGTCGCGGTAGGCAGGCTGCAGGTCCAGGCTGATGACGACGGGATCGTGGTCCGAGGCGCGGTACGGCAAGGCGTTGTACAAGTCTTGCGGCTTGGCCGAATCGATGTTGTAGTCGATCACTTCCGGCTCGTCCGCATTCACATGCCATTCGGCCACGCCAGCTACTTGCGGGCTCAGCGAAGCACTGGCCAGGGCATGGTCGAGGTAGCCGCTCTGGCCGCCGAACACGTACGAGTACGGCATGCCGGACGGCCGCACGAAGCGCTCGAGCTCATTGACGAAGCCGGCGCCCGTGATGACCTGGATCGGGTCTTCCGCGCCATACGAGTTGAGGTCGCCGATGACCAGCACGTCGGCGTCGCCGGCCGCAGCGGCCACCTGCGGCACGAAGCTGCCCACCAGGCGCTGCGCTTGCTGCACGCGCGTGGCGTTCCAGCAGCTCTGGCTGTCGTTTTGATCCGCATCAAGACCGCCGCCGGACGGGCAGCTGCCCTTCGATTTCAGATGGTTGACGATCAGCGAGAATTTCTCGCCATTGCCGGCGCGGAAAGTTTGCGCCATCGGCGGACGGTTGTTGATGGCATTCGCGTCCGACAGGGCGCCGCCCACCAGGCCCAGCTTGGCAGGCTTGTAGATCATCGCCACGCGGATGGCGTCCGTGCCCGTGGCGGCCGGCTTCGGCACCACCGCGTACGTGACGCCGCCGATGGCCGCGTTCAGCTGCTCGACCAGGTAGGTGACGGCCGTCTCGCCATTGTTCTGGATTTCCATCAAGCCCACCACGTCCGCGTCGATGGCTTTCAGCTCGGCCACGATCTTGTCGCGCTGGCGCACGAACTCGGCCAGGTTGTCGGCGCCGCGGCAATTGCTCTTCGTGGTCGACGAACCGACGGTGCAGCCCTGCCCCGTCTGGCCAAACACGTTGTTGCCATTCGTAAAGGTCGTGAAGAAGTTCAGCACGTTGGCGCTCGCCACTTTCACGTTACCTGCGGCCAATTCCGGCGCGCCGGCGCGCGGATTGTCGCGCGAGAACTGCGGCGTTTGCGTCGGCTGCAGTTTATAGGCGGCGCCGCCACCGCCGATGGCGCCAAAATCGACCACGCCCGTCAGGTCGGATACCGTGTCGCCGCTGCGCACGGTGCCATCCTGGCCGATATACGGTATCGTCGGCGGTGCGACAAAGATGCCATCATCGAGCACGATCAGGTTGTTCGCATTGGCCGCGATCAAGGCTTGCGCCTCGGCGGAACCGGCCGGATGGCGGTTGGTCGGCACTTCGCGCCGTCCTGCCGACAGGGTCAGCTCGCCGCGCGCGCCCAGGTAGGCGTTTTGCGACACGGTCAACGGCTGCGTGAAGCGCACCAGCATGCCTTCCACGGCGCCCAAGTTGTCGTTTGGCAAAGTTACATTCGCCGGCACGACGCTGTGGCCCGCGCTTTGCGTGAGGATGGCCGTCACGTCCTTGAATTCCGTGTAGGAATTCTTTGCGCCCGACGGCGTATATTCGAAGACCGTGCCCGTCACGCGCACCAGCTCGCCCGGCTGCACGGTGGTGGTGTTCGCGCCGGTGTAGACAAAGATGCCGTCCGAAGTCGATGGATCGCCATCGCCGGCCGCATCCTGGAGGAAGAAGCCAGTGCCCACTTTCAGGGTGACCACGCCCTCCGTCGTCTGCACGGAATTGGCGTACGGGCTGGTGGCGCCGCTGCCCTGGATTTGCGGAATCGTGTGGCTGACGGCCGCCAGTCCCTGCACGGCCACGTCGATCCGGCACGCAGCCGTCTGCTGCTGGTCGTTGCCGAACTGCACGACGACGGGATAGTTGCCCACCGGTACGCCCGCTGCCACCAGCAGGCTGACGCTGGCGCTCTCGCCGGCCACGCCGGCGGCGCTGAAACCGGCCAGGCTGATGCCGGCCACGGCCGGCGAAGTCAGGATGGCGGCATTGACGACGCCATCGATGTCGGACGCGCGCAGCACGGCGTTGCCGCCATTGCCTGCGGCCAGCGCCAGGCTGGCCGGGCAGCTGGTGATGATCTGGTGCACCACGGGGCCGCCGCAGACGTGGCGTTCGGATGCCGTATTGCGCGGCGTCACACTGCCACTGCTAAAGTCGGCACCGTTGTCGTCCGTGTCGCCGCAGCCGCCATTGGCGCGCGAAATCGACAGCGTATTCGATGGCGCGGGCGCCACATTGCCCTCGTAACCGTTGGCCGTGCCGAAGCCGACCAGGTCGATGACGGCCGCACCCGTCGGGCTGGCGCCCGATTGCGCCGTCTTGCTATTGCTGAGCAGCACCTTGCCCGCCGTGCCCGACATCGCCAGGCTGCCGGTGGCGTCCGGCGTCGGCAGCGCTGCCGTCCCCCCCGCCCCCTTGGCTTGCTGGACCAGCAAATACTGGCCAGGTTGCAAGTCGATAGCCGGCAAAGCCGTCACGGCCCAGGTGGTGCCCGCGGCGGACGCGTACTGCACGCTCCAGTTGTTCACATTCACGGGGCTGGCGCCGCGGTTGAAAATTTCGATGAAGTCGTTGGTATACAAGGCGCCGCTATTGCCGCCGCCGCCATAGACCTGGCTGATGACGATATCGGAAGCGGCCAGGGCCGGCACGGACAGGCCGGCCAGCAAGGCGGCCATGACGGTCAGGCGCAGGGGCGCGCGCAAGGGGGAGAACGAGGTGTGCATGAGTATCCCGGTCGGTAAATAAATGGCGCCGGTCCCGGATGGTCGGCCGGCGCACGACAATTAACAAAAGTATTTCAGACTTGTTATTTGCATATTAAACGTCCACGATGACGACTTGATGACATTTGATTAATCCGAACGGCGTAAAAACCTTGCCCTTCGGCCTCTTCTGATGCCTGGTGAAACGTATTTTTTGAACAACATGCAGCACGGCCGATCAGGCCAAAAAGACGCTGCCAGGAAAAATGTGATATATTTAAGGCAAATAAGTTTGGTTCCTGATAACAACAACCAGCTTCGCAACAACGATACCGCGACAATGAGAGCAAGCCCCAGCCTCGCTTGCCTCTTGGAATGCACATCCGGCCATGCACACAAAGGTCGCATTACCGGTAGCAACATTAATCGCATCACGAACGGACAGCGCACCAGCGCGACGCTCGGGTGCATTCTGAAGAGATACACCATGTTCAAACCAAGCAAGCAATATTCCGTTCTCTGCGCCGCCATGGCGGCAGCCCTGTTCATGTCGGCAGGGATGGCCCAGGCGCAAAGCACGGCGCCCCAGGCCAATGCGGACAGCAAGCGCTGCGAAGCGGGCAATGCGGATGGCGGTGGCAAGGGCGCCGAATTCAACCCCGACAGTTCAAGCAGCGCCTGCAGCCTGGCGAATGGTTTCGTCAACTTTGGCACGCGCAGCAATGACGGTGTCGGCTCGACGCCCGAATTCGGCACGGGCGAGTCCGACCAGGTATTGCGCGCGCCGGCATTTTCCGGCAATAACCATCGCCTGGCCAACGCCCTGGGCCAGCCTGCCGATGCAGGCTACGCCGGCAGCGCCAGCCTGCTGAGCAGCACCGGCGAACACCATTTCGGCAGCCGCGACTTCGTGTATGCGCAGGAAGAACCGGCCATCGAGGGCCGCGGCTATCACGCTGGCCGCGGCCTGCCCGCCGGCGACGTGTATGAGCCATTGCTGGTCTCGTCGGGCGGCGGCATCGCGCCACCGGCCGGTGGCGGCGGCATCGGCGGCGGCGGCGCTGGCGGCGGCTTCGACCGCAGTGGCGGCGGCACGATCGACACGGGCGGCAATGGCGTCGTGGTGCCGCCGATTCCTCCCGTGCCGGAACCGGAAACCTATGTGATGCTGCTGGCAGGCTTGGGACTGCTGAGCTGGATCGGCCGCCGACGCAACGGCAAGGCATAAAAAAAATGGCTCGTACGAGCCATTTTTTTCGCCTGCCGTCATGCCAGCTTGCCGTCAGCGACGGAAGCTGGCGTAGGGCGCCGCCAGGGGGTCGCCGATGAACAAGCCCTGGGCGGGCCAGGCGACGCTGCCCCAGTACGCTTCGAGCGCCGTCATGCCGCTCAGGTAGCGGCGCAGCAGCACCGTGGGATTGGGAAATTTCTGCCAATAATTGCAGGGCTCGCTGACGGTGCCATAACTGGCGGTCGCGCCCGCCTCCAGCCAACGCTGGCTGCTCATCTGCGCCGTGCCCTGCAAATCGCCGCCGAACGAGGTCAGATGGTCGGCCAGGGCGCCCGGCAGGAAGCGCAAGGTGTCGAGCTTGTCCACCTTCGCCATGCCCGTCTGGTACACCATGATGTCCTGTGCGCCTTCCAGCACATCGGCCTTCATGTTCTTGATCGTCAGCTTGCGCTGGCGCACCATCCCGGCAGGCGGGAAAAATGCCGCGCGGCTGTTGCGCGCGCCTTCACTCGTGTTCAGGTAATAGGCGCTGGCGGCCGGCACGGCAAAACCGCTGGCGGTGCCGCGGTCGACGACCGCCTTGGCCTCTTCGACAAAATCGATGGGCAGCAACATCGACAGACGCAGGCCCAGCTGGCTGAAGGGCTGGCCCGTATTGCTGTTGAAGTAGGTGCTGGCCTTGCCGGCGCCGCAGCTCTTCGCGCACTGTCCGCCGTCATATCCCAAGGTAAAGGCCGACGTGATCGAATTGCACTCGACCGCATACGGCGCGCTCCACACCATCAGCACGGCCTGGATGCCCGGCTTCAGCTGGCTGTCGATGCGCTCCTTCAGTTGTGCGAACTGGTCCATGCTCAGCTTGCGCGGCCGGTTCGGGATATGCACATGCACGACATTGGCGGCAGGAATGGCGTGCGCCTGGCGGTAATATTCGCCTACCTCGATACTGTTCGGCTCTGCATCATTGATGACGATGGCCAATTGTGACGGCTGCAAGCCGGGCGCGGCGGCAGGTTCGGCGCCATGGGCGCTACTGGCCAGCAATGCCAGCGACAGACAGAGTGAAATACGCAATGGGGATACCGTGGCAAGATACACGTGCGATTGATCAAAACGGCCGTTTGCCGGCCGCCAATAGTGCCAACAATTATAGCCGCGAACATGGCCCCGGAAACGGGGCCCAAAAAAAACGGAGGCCGAGGCCTCCGCTTTTCCATTCACGCCACGGCCATCACGCCTGCTGCTTGCGGCGGCGCGCCATGAAGCCCACGAGACCCAGGCCTGCCAGCAGCATGGCATAGGTTTCCGGTTCCGGCACGGGATTGACCGACACGTTGCCGCTATAGCTGCCGCCGGCGGCCGAAGCCACGTAGCCATTGACTTCCAGGAAGTAATCGCCAGCGCTCAGGGGCGCCGCGCTGGATGACAGGACCCAGGCCTGGTCCGACGCCGTGAAGTTCACCAGGTCCAGCGCGCCTTGCAAGACGATGCCGCCGGCGTTTTTCAGGCTGAAGCCCGTCAAGGTCAGGCCCGAGTTCAGGCTCGGCTTCAGGGAAGTGGCCAGGCCGCTGAAATCATTGCTACCCGTCAAGGTAAACAGGAACTTGTCGCTGAAGAAGTTGTGCTCGGCGCCTGCCAACTGGCCCGGCGCCAGCGTAAACGAACCGAACAGGTTGCTGCCCGAATAATCGAGCAAGTCCTGCGTCAGGTCGACGGGCGCGTGGCTGATGTCGACGGGGGCCGCTTGCGCGCCCAGGCTGCTGCCGGCCAGCATGATCGCCAGGAACAGGGATTTGAGAATTTTGTTCATACTTTTCACCAAGAAAACAGCGGCCGGCACAGGCTGGCCGCAGGATAAAAATGCGGAAAGGGAGCGATGCCGCGGTGTTCAGGCAGACTTCTGGCGACGGCGCGCCAGGAAGCCCAGCAGGCCCAGGCCGCCCAGCAGCATGCCGTAGCTTGCCGGTTCCGGCACGGCCGACACCAGGCTGCCATTGCCGCTGAAGGTAGCGCCCGCACCCGAAACGAGGTTGCCGCTGACCTTGACGTAATAAGAACCGGCTGCCAGGTTGGCAAAGGACAAGGTCCACTTGTCATCCTTGCCCGTCAATACCTGCGCACCCTGCAGCAGGCTGTGGTTGGCGCTGTCGTACAGGCCCAGGCCCGTCAGGTTCAAGCCATTCGCCGCGCTCGTGCTGGTCGACGTCACCACCAGGTTCACATTGCTGAGCTGCGCCACGTTGAACGTGAAATGATCGTTGAAAAAGTTGTCTTTGTTGCCGGATTTAAACTTGTCGCCAAAGGTCAGCGATCCGCCATTCGCCAGCGTCACGGCCGTCGGCACGGAGCTGATGTCGACGACGGCGGCTGCGGCGGCCTGGGAAAACAGGGCGGCACCGGCAAATGCCACGGTGGCCACGACTGAGCAAATATGTTTCTTCATGCGACTCCACCAAACGTAATTGCAGGCTATAAGTTGCCCACGAGAATTGAATTAATTTAACCAGTGAGAATGATAGCATAAAGCAATTTATTGTATTATTCTTTTTTTAATGAATAATTTCTTTATGGCATCAAATTTGGATGCCGGTTTTTATCGCGGCATGCACAAACATAGTAAAGATATAATCAGTGCCAACGACAACAGGATGGGAAACATGGTGACTGTATGGCAACTTGGACAGCATTAAAGGCGGACACGTATCGGCAATTCGGTCGCAGCAGCTGGGGCTTGACCTTCAAGCAAATTTTACTCAGTAGGACCTTCCGTGTCGTCGCCACCGCCCGCCTCTGCCAGGCGGCATCGCAGGCGGGCGGCTTGTGGCCCATGTTCTTGCCCTTTTGCAAGCTGCTGCATCGCTACGCGGCCAGCCGGGCGGGCGTGGACTTCCCGTGGAAGGCGCAGATCGGCGCCGGCTTTTCCCTCACCCACGGCTGGGGCATGGTCATGAGTCCGGGCGCCGTCCTTGGCCGCAATGTCACACTGTTCCATGGCGTCACGCTGGGCCGCAGCGACCGCATTGCCAAGGATGGCCAGCGCATCACCGGTTACCCGACTCTGGAAGACGAGGTGTGGGTCGGCCCGCACGCCATCATCACGGGCGGCATCACCATCGGGCGCGGCAGCCGCATTGGCGGCGGCGCCGTCGTCACGGAAGACATCCCGCCGTATTCCATCGTCGTGGGCAACCCTGGCAAGGTCGTCAAGAGCGGCTGCACGCCGGATGTGATGCACCGCGTGCCCTGAACCTCAGGCGCGCTGGTAGGCGTCGGCGTAGCGCACGATATCGTCTTCCCCCAGATAGCTGCCCGTCTGCACCTCGATCAGGTGCAGCGGCAGCTTGCCCGGGTTTTCCAGGCGATGCGTCATGCCGATGGGAATGTAAGTGGATTCGTTTTCCGTCAGTAATTTGACGGTCTCGCCGCAGGTGACGCGGGCCGTGCCGCGCACGACCACCCAGTGTTCGGCGCGGTGATGGTGCATCTGCAGCGACAGCTGCCCGCCGGGATTGACGACGATGCGCTTGACCTGGAAGCGCTCGCCCATGTCGATGCCTTCGTAGCTGCCCCAGGGGCGGTACACGAGGCGGTGCTGGACATGCTCGGTGCGCGCATGCCGCTCCAGGTGCTCGACCACCTGCCGCACGCGCTGCACCTGATCGCGGTGCGCGACCAGCACGGCATCATCGGTCTCGACGACCACCAGGTCGTCCACCCCGAGCACGGCCAGCATGCGGCTGCCGGCCCGTACCAGGCAATTGTGCGCGCCATCGAGATAGGCATCGCCGCGCACGACATTGCCATGCTCATCGCCTGGCAAGGCTTGCCACAGGGCCGACCAGGAGCCGATATCGCTCCAGCCGATGGCGGCCGGCACGACGACGGCCCGCTGCGTGTGCTCCATCACGGCATGGTCGATCGAGACGCTGCGGCAGCGGGCAAAGGCGGCCGGCTCCAGGCGGAAAAAGTCGAGGTCGCGACAGCCGTGCGCGACGGCCAGCTCGCAATCGGCCAGCATGGCCGGTTCCAGCGCCTGCAACTCGCCGAGGCAGGCGGCGGCGCGCATAAGGAACATGCCGCTGTTCCACAGGTAGCGCTCATCGGCGAGCAAGGCGCGGGCCGTGGGCAAGTCCGGCTTTTCCACGAAGCGCTCGACCTGCCGCCCTTGCGCCGAGCCGGGCACCGCGGCGCCGGCCAGGATATAGCCGTAACCCGTTTCGGCGGCGGTCGGCACGATGCCGAACGTGGCCAGGGCGCCCGCGGCCGCCAGCGGCGCGGCCTGCGCGATCGCCCGGTGAAACGCGGCCACGTCGCCGATCAGGTGATCGGCGGGCAAGACCAGCATCAGGGCATCGGCATCGCGCGCCAGCAGATACTGCGCGGCGGCCGCCATGGCCGGCGCCGTGTTGCGCCCCAGCGGTTCCAGCAGGATGGCCAGCGGCGCCACGCCGATCTGGCGCAGCTGTTCTGCCACCATGAAACGGTGCTCGTTGCCGCACACCAGCAGCGGCGGCATGACCGTCAGCCCGACGGCGCCCAGGTCGCGCACGCGCAGCACGGTTTCCTGCAGCAGGGTCTGGCTCGATACCAGCGGCAACAATTGCTTGGGCAGCGCCTGGCGCGACAGCGGCCATAGACGGCTACCGGAGCCTCCCGACAAGATCACTGGATAGATGTTCATGTCGGGGCTCCTGGTTATTTGACTGCGCGTAATTCCACGGACATGTCGGCGCGCCGGCGGTTGCGCCGGTCGCGCGCATTGGCCCAGGCGTCGGGGTCATATTGCGACGCGTGCCGCATCTCGCCGGCCCGGTCGACGCTGTAATCCTTGAAGACGATCATTTCATCGAGCACCACGCCCGGCAGCACGCGCGTGTACTCGAACAGCACGCTGCGCACCACTTCGGCGCCCGCGCACACGTGGCTGCCGTGGCCGATCCAGGTCGGCCCGATGATCGTCGCGCCCGCCTCGATGCGGCTGCCCGAACCGATGTAGACGGGGCCTTCGATGCGCGTGCCGCCGCTCCAGTCGATGCTGGTATTCAAGCCGACCCACAGGCCGTCGTCGATCTGGATGCCGGGCACGTCCAGCTGGGCCACTTCGCCCATCAGCACGCTTTGCAGCACTTCCCAGTAATCCTTGACGCTGCCGATATCGATCCAGTTGTAGTCGCGTTTTTGCGCATAGAAAGGCAAGCCCTTCTCGACCAGCAGGGGGAACAGTTCCGAGCCGATGTCGAACGGCCGGTCGCTGGGGATCAATGCCAGCACTTCCGGTTCGAAAATATAGATGCCCGTGCTGACGCAATTGGACAGCGCATCGGCTTGCGCCGGCTTTTCCTGGAAGGCGCGGATGCGGCCGTCGGCGTCGCTGACCACCACGCCATAGCTCGACACCTTGTCCCACGGCACTTCAAGCGTGATGACGGATGCCAGCGCGCCCTTGCGGCGGTGTTCGAACAGGGCCGACTTGATGTCGAGGTCGATCAAGGCATCGCCGCACAGCACGATGGTCGTTTCATCGAAAAAGTTGCCGAATTCCTGGATCTTCTTCATGCCGCCGGCCGAACCCAGCGGCTCGGGCACGACTTCGCCCGCGTCATTCGTATAACCTTCGAAGGAATAGCCGATCTGCACGCCGAACTGGTGCCCCTCGCCGAAATATTCCTCGATTTTTTCATGCAGGTAGCTGACATTGACCATGATTTCGGTAATGCCGTAGCGGGACAGATGTTCGACCAGGTAAGCCATCACCGGCTTGCCCAGGATGGGTATCATCGGTTTCGGTAAATCATAGGTCAGGGGGCGCACGCGGGTGCCCTTGCCTGCAGCCAGTATCATTGCTTTCATCGTCGATCGCTTTCCATCGTTGTTTGGGGTGGATGCGGCGTCCGGCTGGCGTGCCGCCAGCCATCGGCCGTCTTGCGAGCGCATGGGCGGCGCTATCCGTGTCCGCCCTGTGCGCCAGTCCAGTCCTCTTTCAGCCTATCCCTTGCCTGCCTATGCCAGTTCCTGGTCCAGTTGCGCCACGATGCGCTGCGCGGCCTGGCCATCCCACAGGTGCGGGCGGCGGCCCTGCTTGCCTTCGCCGCGCAGCACCTTGCGCGCCTCGGCCACGATGCGCAGCGGATCCGTGCCGGCCAGGATATTGCTGCCCTCGTCGACGGTGACGGGACGCTCCGTATTGTCGCGGATGGTGATGCAGGGCACGCCCAGCGCCGTGGTCTCTTCCTGCAGGCCGCCGCTGTCGGTCAGCACCAGCGCCGCATCCTTCCACAGGTCGAGGAAGGCCATGTAGCCTTGCGGCCCCACCAGCGTGATGTTCGGTCC is a window of Janthinobacterium sp. 1_2014MBL_MicDiv DNA encoding:
- a CDS encoding mannose-1-phosphate guanylyltransferase/mannose-6-phosphate isomerase; the encoded protein is MNIYPVILSGGSGSRLWPLSRQALPKQLLPLVSSQTLLQETVLRVRDLGAVGLTVMPPLLVCGNEHRFMVAEQLRQIGVAPLAILLEPLGRNTAPAMAAAAQYLLARDADALMLVLPADHLIGDVAAFHRAIAQAAPLAAAGALATFGIVPTAAETGYGYILAGAAVPGSAQGRQVERFVEKPDLPTARALLADERYLWNSGMFLMRAAACLGELQALEPAMLADCELAVAHGCRDLDFFRLEPAAFARCRSVSIDHAVMEHTQRAVVVPAAIGWSDIGSWSALWQALPGDEHGNVVRGDAYLDGAHNCLVRAGSRMLAVLGVDDLVVVETDDAVLVAHRDQVQRVRQVVEHLERHARTEHVQHRLVYRPWGSYEGIDMGERFQVKRIVVNPGGQLSLQMHHHRAEHWVVVRGTARVTCGETVKLLTENESTYIPIGMTHRLENPGKLPLHLIEVQTGSYLGEDDIVRYADAYQRA
- a CDS encoding FxDxF family PEP-CTERM protein, which codes for MKKHICSVVATVAFAGAALFSQAAAAAVVDISSVPTAVTLANGGSLTFGDKFKSGNKDNFFNDHFTFNVAQLSNVNLVVTSTSTSAANGLNLTGLGLYDSANHSLLQGAQVLTGKDDKWTLSFANLAAGSYYVKVSGNLVSGAGATFSGNGSLVSAVPEPASYGMLLGGLGLLGFLARRRQKSA
- a CDS encoding sugar phosphate nucleotidyltransferase, translating into MKAMILAAGKGTRVRPLTYDLPKPMIPILGKPVMAYLVEHLSRYGITEIMVNVSYLHEKIEEYFGEGHQFGVQIGYSFEGYTNDAGEVVPEPLGSAGGMKKIQEFGNFFDETTIVLCGDALIDLDIKSALFEHRRKGALASVITLEVPWDKVSSYGVVVSDADGRIRAFQEKPAQADALSNCVSTGIYIFEPEVLALIPSDRPFDIGSELFPLLVEKGLPFYAQKRDYNWIDIGSVKDYWEVLQSVLMGEVAQLDVPGIQIDDGLWVGLNTSIDWSGGTRIEGPVYIGSGSRIEAGATIIGPTWIGHGSHVCAGAEVVRSVLFEYTRVLPGVVLDEMIVFKDYSVDRAGEMRHASQYDPDAWANARDRRNRRRADMSVELRAVK
- a CDS encoding FxDxF family PEP-CTERM protein translates to MNKILKSLFLAIMLAGSSLGAQAAPVDISHAPVDLTQDLLDYSGSNLFGSFTLAPGQLAGAEHNFFSDKFLFTLTGSNDFSGLATSLKPSLNSGLTLTGFSLKNAGGIVLQGALDLVNFTASDQAWVLSSSAAPLSAGDYFLEVNGYVASAAGGSYSGNVSVNPVPEPETYAMLLAGLGLVGFMARRRKQQA
- a CDS encoding TIGR03790 family protein — translated: MRISLCLSLALLASSAHGAEPAAAPGLQPSQLAIVINDAEPNSIEVGEYYRQAHAIPAANVVHVHIPNRPRKLSMDQFAQLKERIDSQLKPGIQAVLMVWSAPYAVECNSITSAFTLGYDGGQCAKSCGAGKASTYFNSNTGQPFSQLGLRLSMLLPIDFVEEAKAVVDRGTASGFAVPAASAYYLNTSEGARNSRAAFFPPAGMVRQRKLTIKNMKADVLEGAQDIMVYQTGMAKVDKLDTLRFLPGALADHLTSFGGDLQGTAQMSSQRWLEAGATASYGTVSEPCNYWQKFPNPTVLLRRYLSGMTALEAYWGSVAWPAQGLFIGDPLAAPYASFRR
- a CDS encoding DapH/DapD/GlmU-related protein, with amino-acid sequence MFLPFCKLLHRYAASRAGVDFPWKAQIGAGFSLTHGWGMVMSPGAVLGRNVTLFHGVTLGRSDRIAKDGQRITGYPTLEDEVWVGPHAIITGGITIGRGSRIGGGAVVTEDIPPYSIVVGNPGKVVKSGCTPDVMHRVP